From Dermochelys coriacea isolate rDerCor1 chromosome 23, rDerCor1.pri.v4, whole genome shotgun sequence, one genomic window encodes:
- the LOC119847041 gene encoding synaptonemal complex central element protein 1-like — translation MEGSKQVPSDFAPKAEELLLLVKQLQDAGTLEPRMDQLVGRISRLQRAKQALSQELHDGKARSKELQAELEELNEEKSNLEEICSQKQEGLRTLQLRCQEMEAEAQRQQSLSQDRKQSIEELTVKIQEEKLKQRKQRLEFEQQLDELMEKHKTLQECHSMEKLAAEIRSMAESRERLLSEDKLIQDNLAQVEKQLDSLPQAEAAPSQQRMFLKSQEASSALQLFQQENRRATEYLEAASRRHSELQQKCKRLTAELEAQQQESGGASASMETA, via the exons ATGGAGGGGAGTAAACAGG TTCCCAGCGACTTTGCACCCAAGGCAGAGGAGCTGCTATTGCTGGTGAAACAACTGCAGGATG CAGGGACCCTGGAGCCCCGAATGGACCAGCTGGTAGGAAGGATCAGCAGACTGCAGCGag CTAAGCAGGCTCTGAGCCAGGAGCTGCATGATGGGAAGGCGCGCAGCAAGGAACTGCAGGCAGAGCTGGAGGAAC TGAATGAGGAGAAGTCAAACCTGGAGGAAATCTGCAGCCAGAAGCAAG AGGGCCTGCGGACCCTGCAGCTCCGCTGCCAGGAGATGGAGGCTGAGGCCCAGAG GCAGCAGTCGCTGTCCCAGGATCGGAAGCAGAGCATCGAGGAGCTTACGGTGAAGATCCAGGAGGAGAAGCTGAAGCAGAGGAAACAGAG GCTGGAATTTGAGCAGCAGCTGGACGAGCTGATGGAGAAGCACAAGACCCTCCAGGAGTGCCAC AGCATGGAGAAGCTGGCTGCCGAGATCCGCAGCATGGCTGAGAGCAGGGAACGTTTGCTGAGCGAAG ACAAGCTGATCCAAGACAACCTGGCCCAGGTAGAGAAGCAGCTGGACTCCTTGCCCCAGGCagaggcagctcccagccagcagaggATGTTCCTGAAGAGCCAGGAGGCCAGCAGTGCTCT GCAGCTGTTCCAACAGGAAAACAGGAGAGCGACCGAATATCTGGAGGCAGCTTCGCGCCGCCACTCAGAACTGCAGCAGAAGTGCAAGag GCTGACGGCTGAGCTGGAAGCCCAGCAG CAGGAATCTGGGGGTGCCTCGGCCAGCATGGAAACAGCCTAA
- the PTPN18 gene encoding LOW QUALITY PROTEIN: tyrosine-protein phosphatase non-receptor type 18 (The sequence of the model RefSeq protein was modified relative to this genomic sequence to represent the inferred CDS: deleted 1 base in 1 codon), translating into MSRWAETLRAFLGAEPGPGRLGQEFQDIKARASSFRQQQGFSAEAGARKENIKKNRYKDILPYDQTRVVVNLCTDEGQTDYINASFIQGVNNKRCYIATQGPLPHTVLDFWRMIWEYEVKVIAMACREVEMGKKKCERYWPLKQEPLQIGPFSIVQIKEQELNPDVTDRCLLFPPQEERPLTHFQYVAWPDRGIPDNYGHFLEMIEHMRLTQGDDLAPICVHCSAGCGRTGVICILEHVRHLLLQQSIPPNFSIFDIVLAMRKQRPSAVQTLEQYEFLYHAVAEMFRSTLATTNYENLKENQLPLYDDAVSLRCPTPHSKHSSVLRSISVPSEPSLDLPPKMSDTYAVVNKFRRGGGPAGSPSRETSSAWSPIDPSGFEGLQASYSLPGSPVKRLPPSPSCEYTPNSTSAGDTSPWGPPSPCPSAGRGKTLLHSLKPPGFVASPQKMGPSSPRHESDSYEPVDPLSGRGCSPLASPGNGLGYNFRIGKPKGPRDPPAEWTRL; encoded by the exons ATGAGCCGCTGGGCCGAGACGCTGCGGGCGTTCCTGGGCGCCGAGCCCGGGCCGGGCCGCCTGGGCCAGGAGTTCCAG GACATCAAGGCCCGAGCCAGCTCCTTCCGGCAGCAACAGGGGTTCTCTGCAGAGGCCGGGGCCAGGAAAGAAAACATCAAGAAGAATCGATACAAAGACATCCTGCCat ATGATCAGACCCGCGTCGTTGTGAATCTCTGCACGGACGAAGGGCAGACGGACTATATCAATGCCAGTTTCATCCAG GGGGTAAATAACAAGAGATGCTACATTGCGACCCAGGGGCCGCTGCCTCACACCGTCCTGGATTTCTGGCGCATGATTTGGGAGTACGAGGTGAAG GTAATTGCCATGGCCTGTCGGGAAGTGGAGATGGGGAAG AAAAAGTGTGAACGCTACTGGCCACTGAAGCAAGAACCGCTACAAATTGGGCCCTTCTCCATCGTCCAG ATCAAGGAGCAGGAGCTGAATCCAGATGTGACA GACAGATGCCTGCTGTTCCCCCCCCAGGAGGAACGGCCCCTCACCCATTTCCAGTACGTGGCCTGGCCAGACCGCGGGATCCCGGACAATTACGGCCATTTCCTGGAGATGATCGAGCACATGCGATTGACACAGGGGGACGACTTAGCCCCCATCTGCGTGCACTGCAG CGCTGGCTGTGGCCGGACCGGCGTGATCTGCATCCTGGAGCATGTGAGACACCTCCTCCTCCAACAG AGCATCCCCCCGAATTTCAGCATTTTCGACATTGTCCTAGCAATGAGAAAACAGAGACCGTCGGCTGTCCAGACGCTG GAGCAGTACGAGTTTCTGTACCACGCCGTGGCCGAGATGTTCCGCTCCACCCTGGCCACCACCAACTATGAGAACCTCAAGGAG aacCAGCTGCCCTTGTACGACGACGCCGTGTCCCTGCGCTGCCCCACGCCCCATAGCAAACACAGCAGCGTCCTACG gAGCATCTCGGTGCCGTCCGAGCCCTCCCTGGACCTGCCCCCCAAGATGAGCGACACCTACGCTGTGGTGAACAAGTTCCGGCGG GGGGGTGGGCCGGCGGGGTCCCCCTCCCGGGAGACCAGCTCTGCATGGTCCCCCATCGACCCCAGCGGCTTCGAGGGGCTGCAGGCCAGCTACTCCCTGCCTGGGAGCCCCGTGAAACGCCTGccacccagtcccagctgcgaATACACCCCCAACTCCACCAGCGCAG GTGACACCAGCCCCTGGGGCCCCCCTTCACCCTGCCCCAGCGCCGGGCGTGGGAAGACCCTGCTACACAGTCTGAAACCCCCG GGTTTTGTGGCATCTCCCCAGAAGatgg gccccagctccccccgccATGAGTCTGACAGCTACGAGCCCGTGGACCCCTTATCTGGAAGGGGCTGCAGCCCCCTTGCCTCCCCGGGCAACGGTCTCG GCTATAACTTCCGCATTGGGAAGCCCAAAGGACCCCGTGACCCCCCAGCCGAGTGGACGCGGCTCTAG
- the LOC122457298 gene encoding vacuolar fusion protein MON1 homolog B-like, with amino-acid sequence MATGEPGSPTREGMALPQEQAGLCPTDTEGDEHSTGPEEQEELPAQQSNGPLRAADSQGDAQEEPSDKELSDSASTDNALEDSSEFGRPLGVVACEPGGPLAPPTHRDEDVTAASWRARRKHIFVLSEAGKPIYSRYGNEEALSSTMGVMMALVSFIQSGDNAIRSIYSDDRKLVFVQQGPLVLVSVSRTLQSEQQLRQELLYVYYQILSMLTQVSITRIFERKKNYDLRRLLAGSEKILDRLLNLVESDPGFLLGAVRCLLLPASLRDALGSLLQKAITPNLVFSILVARSQLVTAVQERAVIEECRLEPTDLHLLLNLIGASSAFQAGEIWTPICLPRFNPDGYFYAYISYLDTECTVCLVLLSTDKESFYAVSDCKKRVEEAMRTQGSLQVLSGGLQSPSYGVGQVGVPDLRHFLYKPLDIPENYRQLPQFTSPELEGPYCSEEEQHRLFDLYHYLHSRIHSTSRPLRLIYHVAEKETLLAWVTSKVGAYKPKLHAPWVPGRRHQLVSPSDCA; translated from the exons ATGGCAACGGGCGAGCCCGGCTCACCGACACGGGAAGGGAtggcactgccccaggagcaggcAGGGCTGTGCCCCACAGATACAG AGGGGGATGAGCACAGCACTGGCCcggaggagcaggaggagctgcCTGCCCAACAGAGCAATGGGCCCTTGAGAGCGGCTGATAGCCAGGGGGACGCCCAGGAGGAGCCGAGTGACAAGGAGCTGTCAGACTCGGCCTCCACTGACAACGCCTTGGAGGACTCGAGTGAGTTTGGGCGGCCCCTGGGGGTTGTGGCCTGCGAGCCGGGGGGCCCCCTGGCCCCACCTACGCACCGCGATGAGGACGTGACAGCAGCCAGCTGGCGGGCCCGCCGGAAGCACATCTTCGTGCTGAGTGAGGCCGGCAAGCCCATCTACTCTCGCTACGGCAACGAGGAGGCCTTGTCCTCCACCATGGGCGTCATGATGGCGCTGGTGTCCTTCATCCAGAGTGGTGACAATGCCATCCGCTCCATCTACTCCG acGACCGGAAGCTGGTGTTCGTGCAGCAGGGCCCACTGGTGCTGGTGTCGGTGTCGCGGACGCTGCAGTCGGAGCAGCAGCTGCGCCAGGAGCTGCTCTACGTCTACTACCAGATCCTCAGCATGCTGACCCAGGTAAGCATCACCCGCATCTTCGAGCGCAAGAAGAACTACGACCTGCGGCGCTTGCTGGCTGGCTCCGAGAAGATCCTCGACCGCCTGCTCAACCTGGTGGAGTCGGACCCTGGCTTCCTGCTGGGGGCCGTGCGCTGCCTGCTGCTGCCCGCCTCCCTGCGGGATGCCCTGGGCAGCCTGCTGCAGAAGGCCATCACCCCCAATCTGGTCTTCTCCATCCTGGTGGCCCGCAGCCAGCTGGTCACGGCGGTGCAGGAGCGGGCGGTGATTGAGGAGTGCCGGCTGGAGCCCACCGACCTCCACCTGCTGCTCAACCTGATCGGGGCCAGCTCGGCCTTCCAGGCCGGGGAGATCTGGACACCcatctgcttgccccgcttcaaTCCCGACGGTTACTTCTATGCCTACATCTCCTACCTGGACACGGAGTGCACCGTCTGCCTGGTGCTGCTCTCCACCGACAAGGAGTCCTTCTATGCCGTCTCGGACTGCAAGAAGCGGGTGGAGGAGGCCATGCGGACTCAGGGCTCACTGCAGGTGCTCTCGggtggcctgcagagcccctcctATGGTGTGGGGCAGGTCGGGGTGCCCGACCTGCGGCACTTCCTCTACAAGCCGCTGGATATCCCGGAGAACTACCGCCAGCTGCCCCAGTTCACCAG cccagagctggaggggccatATTGCAGCGAGGAGGAGCAACATCGGCTCTTTGACCTCTACCATTACCTGCACAGCCGCATCCACAGCACCTCTCGCCCCCTGCGCCTCATCTACCATGTGGCCGAGAAGGAGACGCTACTCGCCTGGG TCACCAGTAAAGTTGGAGCTTACAAACCTAAGCTTCATGCCCCCTGGGTACCAGGCCGGCGCCATCAATTAGTCTCACCAAGCGACTGCGCTTGA